A portion of the Pseudomonas sp. PSE14 genome contains these proteins:
- a CDS encoding TIM44-like domain-containing protein: MKRFLSLAMAFCVAVTLSLDVNAAKRFGGGKSMGSAPSHQTRQAQPSAAPTSPTAAPAATGAAAGAAGAAAKSGASRWLGPLAGLAAGGLLASMFMGDGFQGMQFLDILIIALIAFIAFRFIASRRRQQQGHQPAMAGHAPMQREMPAQPSVFGGAARPVMDTRPVINAPSWFDETRFIGAAREHFMSLQQHWDANEMDKIAEFVTPQMLQFLKQERADLGDGYQSTYIDNLDVQLEGVDDNAEKTIATLTFSGVSKSSRFDQGEPFSESWRMERAQGENQPWLVAGIRQN; the protein is encoded by the coding sequence ATGAAGCGCTTTCTCAGCCTTGCCATGGCCTTCTGTGTCGCCGTGACGCTCAGCCTCGACGTCAACGCCGCCAAACGTTTCGGTGGCGGCAAGAGCATGGGCTCGGCGCCGAGCCACCAGACCCGCCAGGCGCAACCTTCCGCCGCCCCGACTTCCCCCACCGCGGCGCCTGCCGCTACCGGCGCTGCCGCTGGCGCAGCCGGTGCCGCCGCCAAGAGCGGCGCTTCGCGCTGGCTCGGCCCGCTGGCCGGCCTGGCCGCCGGTGGCCTGCTCGCTTCCATGTTCATGGGCGATGGCTTCCAGGGCATGCAGTTCCTCGACATCCTGATCATCGCGCTGATCGCGTTCATCGCCTTCCGCTTCATCGCTTCCCGTCGCCGCCAGCAGCAGGGCCACCAGCCCGCCATGGCCGGTCATGCACCGATGCAGCGTGAAATGCCGGCCCAACCGTCGGTCTTCGGTGGCGCCGCTCGTCCGGTGATGGACACCCGCCCGGTGATCAACGCGCCGAGCTGGTTCGATGAAACCCGCTTCATCGGCGCGGCCCGCGAGCACTTCATGTCCCTGCAGCAGCACTGGGACGCCAACGAGATGGACAAGATCGCCGAGTTCGTCACCCCGCAGATGCTGCAGTTCCTCAAGCAGGAACGCGCCGACCTGGGCGACGGCTACCAGTCCACCTACATCGACAACCTCGACGTGCAGCTCGAAGGCGTCGACGACAATGCCGAGAAGACCATCGCCACCCTGACCTTCAGCGGCGTGTCGAAGTCCTCGCGCTTCGACCAGGGCGAGCCCTTCAGCGAAAGCTGGCGCATGGAGCGTGCCCAGGGCGAAAACCAGCCCTGGCTGGTGGCGGGCATCCGTCAGAACTGA
- a CDS encoding YgdI/YgdR family lipoprotein, with product MKFKALFTSLLLLGLAGCADKAVVTLQDGSEILVKDHSDYDKYNDYYEFEQLNGETILIKKDNVRFIKTP from the coding sequence ATGAAGTTCAAAGCCCTGTTCACCAGCCTGTTGCTGCTCGGTCTCGCCGGATGCGCCGACAAGGCCGTGGTGACGCTGCAGGATGGCAGCGAAATACTGGTGAAGGATCACTCTGATTACGACAAATACAATGACTACTACGAATTCGAGCAGCTCAATGGCGAGACCATCCTGATCAAGAAGGATAATGTCCGCTTCATCAAGACACCCTGA
- a CDS encoding cation:proton antiporter, which yields MHAIDFIQDLAVIMLIAGFVTILCHRFKQPVVLGYIIAGVIIGPHTPPFALVHDEDTIKTLAELGVIFLMFCLGLEFSLRKLFQVGATAFIAAFLEITLMIWAGFEIGRLFDWNTMDSLFLGAILAMSSTTIIIKVLGDLKMKNERFAQLIFGVLIIEDILGIGIIALFSGIAVSGTVEADQVFSTVGKLSLFMVVALVVGILLVPRLLAYVAKFESNEMLLVTVLGLCFGFCLLVVKLEYSMILGAFLIGAIMAESRQLVQIERLMEPVRDMFSAIFFVAIGLTIDPRVLVDYAAPILVITLVVVLGKLVSCGAGAFIAGNDGRTSMRVGMGLSQIGEFSFIIAALGMSLGVTSDFLYPVVVGVSAITTLLTPYLIRSADPLALYLGRSLPSPMVRVFSLYGEWLRSIKPRGDKAILAGLIRRILLQVGVNLTLVIAIFFGLAYFAGTLSQWLADIVEQEALHKALVWGAALLLSLPFLIAAYRKLKALAMLLAEMGVKAESAGRHTARVRRVISELIPLLSLGGMMLLLAALSSSILPPGELLVVVVLIAALVIAVFWRWFIRVHSRMQVALIETFEQNGGGQH from the coding sequence ATGCATGCCATCGACTTCATTCAGGACCTTGCGGTGATCATGCTGATCGCCGGCTTCGTCACCATCCTCTGCCATCGCTTCAAGCAGCCGGTGGTGCTGGGCTACATCATCGCCGGCGTGATCATCGGCCCGCACACCCCGCCGTTCGCCCTGGTGCACGACGAAGACACGATCAAGACCCTCGCCGAGCTGGGGGTGATCTTCCTGATGTTCTGCCTGGGCCTGGAATTCTCCCTGCGCAAGCTATTCCAGGTCGGCGCCACGGCCTTCATCGCTGCCTTCCTGGAGATCACCCTGATGATCTGGGCCGGCTTCGAGATCGGCCGGCTGTTCGACTGGAACACCATGGATTCGCTGTTCCTCGGCGCGATCCTGGCGATGTCCTCCACCACCATCATCATCAAGGTCCTCGGCGACCTGAAGATGAAGAACGAGCGCTTCGCCCAGCTGATCTTCGGCGTGCTGATCATCGAGGACATCCTCGGCATCGGCATCATCGCGCTGTTCTCCGGCATCGCCGTGAGCGGCACGGTGGAGGCCGACCAGGTGTTCTCCACGGTCGGCAAGCTCAGCCTGTTCATGGTCGTCGCGCTGGTCGTCGGCATTCTGCTGGTGCCGCGCCTGCTGGCCTACGTGGCGAAATTCGAAAGCAACGAGATGCTGCTGGTGACGGTGCTCGGCCTGTGCTTCGGCTTCTGCCTGCTGGTGGTGAAGCTGGAATACAGCATGATCCTGGGCGCCTTCCTGATCGGCGCGATCATGGCCGAGTCGCGCCAATTGGTGCAGATCGAGCGCCTGATGGAGCCGGTGCGCGACATGTTCAGCGCGATCTTCTTCGTCGCCATCGGTCTGACCATCGACCCCAGGGTGCTGGTGGACTACGCCGCGCCGATCCTGGTGATCACCCTGGTGGTGGTGCTGGGCAAGCTGGTGTCGTGCGGCGCCGGCGCTTTCATCGCCGGCAACGATGGGCGTACCTCGATGCGCGTGGGCATGGGCCTTTCGCAGATCGGCGAGTTCTCCTTCATCATCGCCGCGCTGGGCATGAGCCTGGGTGTGACCAGCGACTTCCTCTACCCGGTGGTGGTCGGCGTATCGGCCATTACCACGCTGCTGACCCCCTACCTGATCCGCTCCGCCGACCCGCTGGCGTTGTACCTGGGGCGCAGCCTGCCGTCGCCCATGGTGCGGGTGTTCAGCCTGTACGGCGAATGGCTGCGCAGCATCAAGCCGCGCGGCGACAAGGCGATCCTCGCCGGGCTGATCCGCCGCATCCTGCTGCAGGTGGGTGTGAACCTGACCCTGGTGATCGCCATCTTCTTCGGCCTGGCCTACTTCGCCGGGACCCTCTCCCAGTGGCTGGCCGATATCGTCGAGCAGGAGGCGCTTCACAAGGCGCTGGTCTGGGGCGCCGCGTTGCTGCTGTCGCTGCCGTTCCTGATCGCCGCCTACCGCAAGCTCAAGGCGCTGGCGATGCTGCTGGCGGAGATGGGCGTGAAGGCGGAAAGCGCCGGTCGCCATACGGCGCGGGTGCGCCGGGTGATTTCCGAGCTGATCCCGCTGCTGTCGCTGGGTGGCATGATGCTGCTATTGGCGGCGCTCAGCTCGAGCATCCTGCCGCCGGGCGAGCTGCTGGTGGTGGTCGTGCTGATCGCCGCGCTGGTGATCGCGGTGTTCTGGCGCTGGTTCATCCGCGTGCACTCGCGGATGCAGGTGGCGCTGATCGAGACCTTCGAGCAGAACGGCGGCGGGCAGCACTGA
- a CDS encoding GntR family transcriptional regulator, translating to MADNLQEQLYLNLRQALLSGRFQPGERLKIRDLAQEWGTSPMPVRAALQRLVAEGALEGEPQRSLRVPVMTRERYLQILQVRQSLEGLAVEDAARHLRPADMEVLRECTERMENALNARDVQGYLDANSLFHLTLYSACGNPTLLRMIEALWLQVGPFFNRLFTEADLSLRLNDFHEDALRALERGDGAGARKAVEQDLGYCGQYLLNLLELESGGRLGAR from the coding sequence ATGGCCGACAACCTTCAGGAGCAGCTGTACCTGAACCTGCGCCAGGCTCTATTGAGCGGGCGCTTCCAGCCCGGCGAGCGGCTCAAGATCCGCGACCTGGCCCAGGAGTGGGGCACGAGCCCGATGCCCGTGCGCGCCGCCTTGCAGCGGCTGGTCGCCGAGGGTGCGCTCGAAGGCGAGCCGCAGCGCTCGCTGCGGGTACCGGTGATGACCCGCGAGCGCTACCTGCAGATCCTGCAGGTGCGGCAATCCCTGGAGGGACTGGCGGTGGAGGATGCGGCCCGGCATCTGCGCCCGGCTGACATGGAGGTGCTGCGCGAATGCACCGAGCGCATGGAAAATGCGCTGAATGCCCGCGACGTCCAGGGTTATCTGGACGCCAACAGCCTGTTCCACCTCACGCTCTACAGCGCCTGCGGCAACCCGACCCTGCTGCGCATGATCGAGGCGCTCTGGCTGCAGGTCGGGCCGTTCTTCAACCGCCTGTTCACCGAGGCCGACCTGTCGCTGCGCCTGAACGACTTCCACGAAGACGCGCTGCGCGCCCTGGAGCGTGGCGATGGCGCGGGCGCGCGCAAAGCCGTCGAGCAGGACCTGGGCTACTGCGGCCAGTACCTGCTCAATCTGCTCGAACTGGAGAGCGGGGGACGGCTGGGGGCGCGATAG
- a CDS encoding SDR family oxidoreductase, producing MSTPVVLITGAAGGLGKAIAKRFAQSHWRIAATDVDKAGLHALNAQVPLDATAVGDLRRADNCHSLVSDILARTGRLDALVNAAGVWREGPVEDFNEDDFDLVLGVNLKAAFYMCQAATPYLKENHGCIVNISSDSGRQAYRGSAAYCASKAALTMLTRTLALELAESGVRVNAISPADIATPMLDYQAERYGQGNPDAYKRALLKDYPQGKVARFIRPEEVAELVWYLCKPESEAITGADLAIDFGLSAGR from the coding sequence ATGAGCACTCCTGTCGTACTGATCACCGGCGCTGCCGGTGGCCTCGGAAAAGCCATCGCCAAACGTTTCGCCCAAAGCCACTGGCGCATCGCCGCCACCGACGTGGACAAGGCTGGCCTGCACGCGCTGAACGCCCAGGTACCGCTGGACGCCACCGCTGTGGGCGACCTTCGACGAGCCGACAACTGCCACAGCCTGGTCTCCGACATCCTCGCCCGCACCGGTCGCCTCGACGCCCTGGTGAACGCCGCCGGCGTGTGGCGCGAAGGTCCGGTGGAAGACTTCAATGAGGATGACTTCGACCTGGTGCTGGGGGTCAACCTCAAGGCCGCCTTCTACATGTGCCAGGCCGCGACGCCTTACCTGAAGGAAAACCACGGCTGCATCGTCAACATCTCCAGCGACTCCGGCCGCCAGGCCTATCGCGGCTCCGCGGCCTACTGCGCGAGCAAGGCGGCGCTGACCATGCTCACCCGCACCCTGGCCCTGGAGCTGGCCGAGTCGGGCGTGCGGGTCAACGCCATCTCCCCGGCCGACATCGCCACGCCCATGCTCGACTACCAGGCCGAGCGCTACGGGCAGGGCAACCCGGACGCCTACAAGCGCGCGCTGCTGAAGGATTATCCACAGGGCAAGGTGGCGCGCTTCATCCGTCCCGAAGAAGTCGCCGAACTGGTCTGGTACCTGTGCAAACCGGAATCCGAAGCCATCACCGGCGCGGACCTGGCGATCGACTTCGGTCTCTCGGCCGGACGCTGA
- the uvrD gene encoding DNA helicase II — MNDDLSLLLNSLNDPQRQAVAAPLGRQRVLAGAGSGKTRVLVHRIAWLIQVERASPHSILAVTFTNKAAAEMRARIEQLLGINPAGMWVGTFHGLAHRLLRAHWQEANLPENFQILDSDDQLRLVKRVVRELGLDEQRWPPRQAQWFINGQKDEGNRPQNIQASGDLYLSTMVSIYQAYEEACARAGVVDFAELLLRSLDLWRNRPSLLEHYQRRFRHILVDEFQDTNAVQYAWLRFLAKGGESLMVVGDDDQSIYGWRGAKIENIQHFADDFAGTEDIRLEQNYRSTATILKAANALIANNSGRLGKELWTDGVDGDPITLYAGFNEHDEARYIVETIEDALRKDGLKRSEIAILYRSNAQSRVLEEALLREKIPYRIYGGQRFFERAEIKNALAYLRLIRLRDDDAALERVINVPPRGIGEKTVEAIRNAARLNGTSMWRAINDVIAAKAVAGRAASALNGFLEAVDLLALKVEGLPLHQMTQIVIEQSGLITYHKEEKGEKGQARVENLEELVSAARAFETPDDEDTPPLVAFLDHTALESGDTQADAFEDSVQLMTLHSAKGLEFPLVFLAGMEEGLFPHKMSLEEPGRLEEERRLAYVGITRAMQRLVMTYAETRRLYGSETYNKVSRFVREIPPSLIQEVRLSNSVSRPLSGNQRSGNLFSGASVPDTPFSLGQSVRHPLFGDGVILNFEGSGAQARVQVNFDSEGSKWLMMGYAKLEAI; from the coding sequence ATGAACGATGACCTCTCCCTCCTGCTCAACTCCCTCAATGACCCGCAGCGCCAGGCCGTGGCCGCGCCGCTGGGGCGCCAGCGCGTGCTCGCTGGCGCCGGGTCCGGCAAGACCCGCGTGCTGGTGCACCGCATCGCCTGGCTGATCCAGGTGGAGCGCGCCTCGCCGCACAGCATCCTGGCCGTGACCTTCACCAACAAGGCCGCCGCCGAGATGCGCGCGCGGATCGAGCAGCTGCTGGGGATCAACCCGGCCGGCATGTGGGTCGGCACCTTCCACGGCCTCGCGCACCGCCTGCTGCGCGCGCACTGGCAGGAGGCCAACCTGCCGGAGAACTTCCAGATCCTCGACAGCGACGACCAGCTGCGCCTGGTCAAGCGCGTGGTGCGCGAGCTGGGGCTGGACGAGCAGCGCTGGCCGCCGCGCCAGGCCCAGTGGTTCATCAACGGGCAGAAGGACGAGGGCAACCGCCCGCAGAACATCCAGGCCAGCGGCGACCTGTACCTGTCGACCATGGTCAGCATCTACCAGGCCTACGAAGAAGCCTGCGCCCGCGCAGGCGTGGTGGACTTCGCCGAGCTGCTGCTGCGCTCGCTGGACCTCTGGCGCAACCGCCCGAGCCTGCTGGAGCACTACCAGCGGCGCTTCCGCCACATCCTGGTGGACGAGTTCCAGGACACCAACGCCGTGCAGTACGCCTGGCTGCGTTTCCTCGCCAAGGGCGGCGAAAGCCTGATGGTGGTGGGCGACGACGACCAGTCGATCTACGGCTGGCGCGGCGCGAAGATCGAGAACATCCAGCACTTCGCCGATGATTTCGCCGGCACCGAGGACATCCGCCTGGAGCAGAACTATCGCTCCACCGCGACCATCCTGAAGGCCGCCAACGCCCTGATCGCCAACAACAGCGGGCGCCTGGGCAAGGAACTGTGGACCGACGGCGTCGACGGCGACCCGATCACCCTCTACGCCGGCTTCAACGAACACGACGAGGCACGCTACATCGTCGAAACGATCGAAGACGCCCTGCGCAAGGACGGTTTGAAGCGCAGCGAAATCGCCATCCTCTACCGCTCCAACGCCCAGTCCCGCGTGCTGGAAGAAGCGCTGCTGCGGGAGAAGATCCCCTACCGCATCTACGGCGGCCAGCGCTTCTTCGAACGCGCCGAGATCAAGAACGCCCTGGCCTACCTGCGCCTGATCCGCCTGCGTGACGACGACGCCGCGCTGGAGCGGGTGATCAACGTGCCGCCGCGCGGCATTGGCGAGAAGACCGTCGAGGCGATCCGCAACGCCGCGCGCCTGAACGGCACCTCCATGTGGCGCGCGATCAACGACGTGATCGCCGCCAAGGCCGTGGCCGGCCGCGCCGCCAGTGCGTTGAATGGTTTCCTCGAAGCTGTCGACCTGCTGGCGCTGAAGGTGGAAGGCCTGCCGCTGCACCAGATGACCCAGATCGTCATCGAGCAGTCCGGCCTGATCACCTACCACAAGGAAGAGAAGGGCGAGAAAGGCCAGGCCCGGGTGGAAAACCTGGAAGAACTGGTCAGCGCCGCCCGCGCCTTCGAGACCCCGGACGACGAGGACACCCCGCCGCTGGTGGCCTTCCTCGACCACACCGCGCTGGAATCCGGCGACACCCAGGCCGACGCCTTCGAGGACAGCGTGCAGCTGATGACGCTGCACAGCGCCAAGGGCCTGGAGTTCCCGCTGGTGTTCCTCGCCGGCATGGAAGAAGGCCTGTTCCCGCACAAGATGAGCCTGGAAGAACCCGGGCGCCTGGAAGAAGAACGCCGTCTGGCCTATGTGGGCATCACCCGCGCCATGCAGCGTCTGGTCATGACCTACGCGGAAACCCGCCGCCTGTACGGCAGCGAGACCTACAACAAGGTCTCGCGCTTCGTCCGCGAAATCCCGCCGAGCCTGATCCAGGAAGTGCGCCTGTCCAACTCGGTGAGCCGCCCGCTGTCGGGCAACCAGCGCAGCGGCAACCTGTTCAGCGGCGCCAGCGTCCCGGACACCCCGTTCAGCCTCGGCCAGTCCGTGCGCCACCCGCTGTTCGGCGACGGCGTGATCCTCAACTTCGAAGGCTCCGGCGCCCAGGCGCGGGTGCAGGTGAACTTCGACAGCGAGGGCAGCAAGTGGCTGATGATGGGTTACGCGAAGCTGGAAGCGATCTGA
- a CDS encoding acyl-CoA thioesterase — MEPGNHQLSMTVLMTPDMANFSGNVHGGTLLKYLDEVAYACASRYAGHYVVTLSVDQVIFREPIHVGELVTFLASVNYTGRTSMEIGVKVVTENIREKSVRHTNSCFFTMVALDDERKPTVVPQLEPQTKDEKRRFAQAQQRRQLRQELEQRYKAIRDE; from the coding sequence ATGGAACCCGGCAACCACCAGCTCAGCATGACCGTCCTGATGACCCCCGACATGGCCAACTTCTCCGGCAATGTCCACGGCGGCACCCTGCTCAAGTACCTCGACGAAGTCGCCTACGCCTGCGCCAGCCGCTATGCCGGCCACTATGTCGTCACCCTGTCGGTGGACCAGGTGATCTTCCGCGAGCCGATCCACGTCGGCGAACTGGTCACCTTCCTCGCCTCGGTGAACTACACCGGCCGCACCTCCATGGAGATCGGCGTGAAAGTGGTCACCGAGAACATCCGCGAAAAGTCCGTGCGCCACACCAACAGCTGCTTCTTCACCATGGTGGCGCTGGACGACGAGCGCAAGCCCACGGTGGTTCCGCAACTGGAGCCGCAGACCAAGGACGAGAAGCGCCGCTTCGCCCAGGCCCAGCAGCGCCGCCAGCTGCGTCAGGAGCTGGAACAGCGCTACAAGGCAATTCGCGACGAATGA
- a CDS encoding SMI1/KNR4 family protein, with amino-acid sequence MEDVIEKLREANEPVPVPLELPDEELLVEIEEALLIGIPSEFREFLLQVSDVVYGRLEPVTVTDPHSHTYLPEVAAVAWSMGLPRELIPLCADGDDYYAVAEDGEVVLWADGELTEETWDSVWTWARDVWLDT; translated from the coding sequence GTGGAAGATGTGATCGAGAAACTGCGTGAAGCGAACGAACCGGTTCCCGTCCCGCTGGAATTGCCGGACGAAGAACTGCTGGTGGAGATCGAAGAAGCCCTGCTGATAGGCATTCCGTCGGAATTCCGCGAGTTTCTTCTGCAGGTCAGCGACGTGGTTTACGGCCGCCTGGAACCCGTCACGGTGACCGATCCGCACTCCCATACCTACCTGCCGGAGGTGGCCGCCGTGGCCTGGTCGATGGGCCTGCCGCGCGAGCTGATACCGCTCTGCGCCGATGGTGACGACTACTACGCGGTGGCCGAAGACGGCGAAGTGGTGCTCTGGGCCGACGGCGAGCTCACCGAGGAAACCTGGGACTCGGTATGGACCTGGGCACGCGACGTATGGCTCGACACCTGA
- a CDS encoding glutamine synthetase family protein produces the protein MQFADRKEAEAFLAAHPDVRSLELFIIDSNGIPRGKLLHRDELLAIYDNGRPLPSSILALTVQGEDVEGTGLVWEVADADCWTYPLPGSLTLQPWRASPTGQLQVSMHPAQGLPATPADPRQALSRVVDRLKADGFHPVMAVELEFYLLDKQRDANGRPQPAVQMNGIRPEAPQVYGVYELEQLQPFLDDLYAACEVQGLPVRTAISEYAPGQVELTLEHRFDVMQAIDEGVRYKRLVKGVANKHGLQACFMAKPFGDRAGSGMHLHVSLADEQGNNLYASEDIHGTPLLRHSIGGMMARLLDSLAIFCPNANSFRRFQANSYAPLAKSWGVNNRTVSFRVPGGPAKSRHIEHRICGADANPYLAAAAILAAIHEGIREQIDPGAPIVGNGYEQATEFLPTDWLTALRALESSTWAREALGEEFLKVFLAIKWEEYRQFMGEVGEQDWRWYLHHA, from the coding sequence ATGCAATTCGCCGATCGAAAGGAAGCCGAAGCCTTCCTCGCCGCCCACCCGGACGTGCGCAGCCTCGAACTCTTCATCATCGACTCCAACGGCATCCCGCGCGGCAAGCTGCTGCACCGTGACGAGCTGCTGGCGATCTACGACAACGGCCGCCCGCTGCCCAGCTCGATCCTCGCGCTGACCGTGCAGGGCGAGGACGTCGAGGGCACCGGGCTGGTCTGGGAAGTCGCCGACGCCGACTGCTGGACCTACCCGCTGCCCGGCAGCCTGACCCTGCAACCCTGGCGCGCCAGCCCCACCGGCCAGCTTCAGGTGAGCATGCACCCGGCCCAGGGCCTGCCGGCCACCCCGGCCGACCCGCGCCAGGCACTGAGCCGCGTGGTCGACCGGCTGAAAGCCGACGGCTTCCACCCTGTGATGGCGGTGGAGCTGGAGTTCTACCTGCTGGACAAGCAGCGCGACGCCAACGGCCGCCCGCAGCCGGCGGTGCAGATGAACGGCATCCGCCCGGAGGCGCCGCAGGTTTACGGCGTCTACGAGCTGGAACAACTGCAACCGTTCCTCGACGACCTCTACGCCGCCTGCGAAGTGCAGGGCCTTCCCGTGCGTACGGCGATTTCCGAGTACGCGCCGGGCCAGGTCGAGCTGACCCTGGAGCACCGTTTCGACGTGATGCAGGCCATCGACGAAGGCGTGCGCTACAAGCGCCTGGTGAAAGGCGTGGCGAACAAGCACGGCCTGCAGGCCTGCTTCATGGCCAAGCCGTTCGGCGACCGCGCAGGCTCCGGCATGCACCTGCACGTCAGCCTGGCCGATGAGCAGGGCAACAACCTCTATGCCAGCGAAGACATTCACGGCACCCCGCTGCTGCGCCACTCCATCGGCGGCATGATGGCGCGCCTGCTGGATTCCCTGGCGATCTTCTGCCCCAACGCCAACTCCTTCCGCCGCTTCCAGGCCAACAGCTACGCGCCGCTGGCCAAGAGCTGGGGCGTGAACAACCGCACCGTGTCCTTCCGCGTGCCCGGCGGCCCGGCCAAGAGCCGGCACATCGAGCACCGCATCTGCGGCGCCGATGCCAACCCCTACCTGGCGGCGGCGGCGATCCTCGCGGCGATCCACGAAGGCATCCGCGAGCAGATCGATCCGGGCGCGCCCATCGTCGGCAACGGCTACGAGCAGGCCACCGAGTTCCTGCCCACCGACTGGCTCACCGCGCTGCGCGCGCTGGAGTCCTCCACCTGGGCCCGCGAGGCGCTGGGCGAGGAATTCCTCAAGGTGTTCCTGGCGATCAAGTGGGAGGAATACCGCCAGTTCATGGGCGAGGTCGGCGAGCAGGACTGGCGCTGGTACCTGCATCACGCCTGA
- a CDS encoding aspartate aminotransferase family protein, protein MTASGIAQQAVDLFTARERQRFLEQNPKSVALAERAHKSLYAGVPMHWMADWSTPCPLFVERAQGARFYDVDGHDYVDFCLGDTGSMFGHSPAPIARALAEQGARGLTTMLPGEDAVVCGELLAARFGLPYWQVTATATDSNRYVLRWARAVTKRKTLLVFDGCYHGTVDDVMVRYRDGETVHRSGLVGQAYDLTQHSRSIPFNDVEALEAALAQGDVCALLCEPAMTNIGMVLPDPGFMQKCRELTRKYGSLLIIDETHTISTNIGGCTQLWNLDPDFFVVGKPIAGGVPCGIFGCSAEMAERMAASRKSAQEDSHGHGHSGMGTTLSANALAMHCMRANLEQVMTQAAYDHMLPLAKRLADGFRTLIAKHELKWSVTELGARSEFQFCPVSPRTGAEAEAAFHDELQMALHLYLINRGILITPFHNMTLCCPDTTAEDVDRLIATLDAGITELLAIPGAREA, encoded by the coding sequence ATGACCGCCAGCGGAATCGCCCAACAGGCCGTCGATCTCTTCACCGCCCGTGAGCGCCAGCGCTTCCTGGAACAGAACCCCAAGTCCGTCGCCCTCGCCGAGCGCGCGCACAAGTCGCTGTACGCCGGCGTGCCGATGCACTGGATGGCCGACTGGTCCACGCCGTGCCCGCTGTTCGTCGAGCGCGCCCAGGGCGCCCGCTTCTACGATGTGGACGGCCATGACTACGTGGACTTCTGCCTGGGCGACACCGGCAGCATGTTCGGCCACTCCCCGGCGCCGATCGCCCGCGCCCTCGCCGAGCAGGGCGCCCGCGGCCTGACCACCATGCTTCCGGGCGAAGACGCCGTGGTCTGCGGCGAACTGCTCGCCGCGCGCTTCGGCCTGCCCTACTGGCAGGTGACCGCCACCGCCACCGACTCCAACCGCTACGTGCTGCGCTGGGCCCGCGCGGTGACCAAGCGCAAGACCCTGCTGGTGTTCGACGGCTGCTACCATGGCACCGTGGACGACGTGATGGTGCGCTACCGTGACGGCGAGACCGTGCACCGCTCCGGCCTGGTCGGCCAGGCCTACGACCTGACCCAGCACAGCCGCTCCATCCCGTTCAACGACGTGGAAGCGCTGGAAGCCGCGCTGGCCCAGGGCGACGTCTGCGCCCTGCTGTGCGAACCGGCGATGACCAACATCGGCATGGTCCTGCCCGATCCGGGCTTCATGCAGAAGTGCCGCGAACTGACCCGCAAGTACGGTTCGCTGCTGATCATCGACGAAACCCACACCATCTCCACCAACATCGGCGGCTGCACCCAGCTGTGGAACCTCGACCCGGACTTCTTCGTGGTCGGCAAGCCGATCGCCGGCGGCGTGCCCTGCGGCATCTTCGGCTGCAGCGCGGAGATGGCCGAACGCATGGCCGCCTCGCGCAAGAGCGCCCAGGAAGACAGCCATGGCCACGGCCACAGCGGCATGGGCACCACGCTCTCGGCCAACGCCCTGGCCATGCACTGCATGCGCGCCAACCTGGAACAGGTGATGACCCAGGCCGCCTACGACCACATGCTGCCGCTGGCCAAGCGCCTGGCCGACGGCTTCCGCACGCTGATCGCCAAGCACGAGCTGAAGTGGTCGGTGACCGAGCTGGGCGCGCGCAGCGAATTCCAGTTCTGCCCCGTCTCGCCGCGCACCGGCGCCGAGGCCGAAGCGGCCTTCCACGACGAGCTGCAGATGGCGCTGCACCTGTACCTGATCAACCGCGGCATCCTGATCACGCCGTTCCACAACATGACCTTGTGCTGCCCGGACACCACAGCCGAAGACGTGGATCGCCTGATCGCGACGCTGGATGCGGGCATCACCGAGCTGCTGGCCATCCCCGGCGCCCGCGAGGCCTGA